The window GGCTGGAGGATTGAAATCAAAAAATATCCTAAACTAACCGAAATCGGAGCATGGCGCAATGGCAGCATTATTGGTTTATGGCCCGGAAAAGGCAACGAAAATATTAAATACCAGGTGTTGCCCAACGAAATTAAAATTACGCCAAAAGATGCAGTAATTAAGACCGATGGCATTCGCCATGGTGGCTTTTACACCCAGGAACAGATTAAAGAGGTGGTTGATTACGCCGCAAAACGTTACGTTACCATTATACCTGAAATTGAAATGCCGGCACACAGCATGGCTTTATTAGCGGCTTATCCCGAATTAGGTACCGAACCTAATAAAAAATACGCAGTGGCCGAAACCTGGGGTATGATGAATAAATACAATAATGTATTACAGGCTTCTGATACAACCTTTAAGTTTTTAGAAAATGTTTTAACAGAGGTAATGGCCTTATTCCCCTCCCCTTATATTCACATTGGTGGCGATGAAGCCTCGAAAGTATGGTGGAAGCAATCGACAGCCTCCCAACAGGTAATGAAAGCCAATGGTTTGAAAAATGAGAGTGAATTACAAAGTTATTTCATCCGCAGGATGGAAAAATTTGTTAACAGCAAAGGCAAAACCATTATTGGCTGGAACGAGATTTTACAGGGTGGTCTGGCCCCAAATGCAGTGGTAATGAGCTGGCAGGGCGAAAAAGGTGGTATTGAGGCCGCAATGCAAAACCATAAAGCCATTATGACCCCTGAAAACAAAATGTACTTTAATCACGGTCAGTTTGTAAAAGAAGATAGTTTAACCGCGAGTACACCATCACTCCTTGCAGATGTTTACAACTACGAACCTGTACCAGCAGAATTAAACACCGAACAGGCTAAATACATTTGGGGTGCACAGGGTTGTTTGTGGAGTGAATATATTACCAACCCGGCTAAAGTACAGTACCAGCTTTTCCCCCGACTGGATGCTTTAAGTGAAGTTTTGTGGAGCCCGAAAGAAAAACGCAATTATCCTGATTTCCAAAAACGCTTAAAAGCGCAGTTTAGGCGCTACGATTTGATGGGCATTACCTATTCGAAAAGGTACCTTGCAAATTAATTTTAATTGGCTGTAATTTTTTGAGGCTATTGCTTACTAACTGTTCAAAATTAATTAATCAGTTATTGAAGCAATATGGAAACCAAAACCTCAAAACTCGGAACAACAGCATTTTTAATTTGTGTAGTAAGCTGCACCAATTTACCCTACTTTTTAAAATATCCGTTATTGCTTGTGGCGGCAATATCTTTGGTTATCGGAATCTACCAATATCAGAAAACATTTAAATCGACGGCTAAACCAGCAGACCAAGCTAAATAAGGTATGATAGCAAAATCTTATCTCGATAAACTTGAAGCGCATAAAGGCATTATCTATAAAATGGTAAACCTATATGCCGATGATGAGGAAGACCGTAAAGATTTGTACCAGGAAATTGTTTTCCAAAGCTGGCAGGCCTACTCCCGGTTTAAAGGCAATGCCCAATTTTCGACCTGGCTATATAAGCTAAGCTTAAATGTATCGCTCTCTTTTTTAAGCAAACAGCAAAAACAAACACAGCTTAAATCAAGCGAAACATTCAATCATTATTTTGAACCACCCGAACTATCTGAACGAGCCGATTGGTTATACCGTTGCATTAAACAATTAACCGAGATTGACCGTAGTATCGTAATGCTCCACCTCGATGGTTTCGATAATACCGAAATAAGTGAAATGATGGGTATCTCCAGAAACCATACCAACGTGAAATTACACCGCATTAAACAACAATTAACCACACTCTTAGCAGGTAAATAATATGAATTTAGAACAAGAATGGCAAAACCTGAGTGTAGAATTTAACTCAAAAGCCAACCAGATAGAAACCTCAAAGCTCACCATCGATGAAAAAGCGCATAGCCTTTTACAGGAACTGATTTTTAAACTGAGGTGGAAATTGAGGTGGATCAGAATCATTGACCTCCCGCTTTTAGCACTGGCCATATTTGTTAGCGGAGATTTAAAAATATTGTTACTGCTCATCGTGGTTACCTATGAGATTTGCAGATTCCTCGGTCTGCGCGATTTCAACAAAATTAAAACGGCCGTAGATTACAATGCCAATGCCAGGCAGGTACTTACCGATAATTTTAATGCCATAAGAAAGATTTTACGGGGTGAAACCATTTTCGGGTATATCTTTTTGCCATTGGCTGGCCCCATCGGCTTGCTGGCATACCGCTTATATGTACACCATACCTTTGAACAAGTAATTCACCTACCTAATTTTTTTATCCAAATGGCCTTGCTGGCACTGGTTGGTATTCCTTTTATCTGGCTTACCAAGCGAATGAACAACAGTATTTTTGCCAAACCCTTAAAACAGCTGAGCGATAAGCTAAATGATTTAATGGATTAACTGATTGGCCACCTGTAATTGATAAGCACCTGGAGTAATGCCCACAATCTTTTTAAACGTGCGGATAAAATAATTAGCATCGCTAAAGCCCAGTTCGTAGCTAATGGAGGCTACTTTACCTCCCGGCTGCGATAAAAGGATTTTGGCTTTATTAATTTTTTCAGTCAGAATAAAATCGTTCGGGCTTATGCCCAACTCACGTTTAAACAGGCGGTAAAAGGTAGCTTTGCTCATGCAGGCCTTATCGCTTAAACTGTTAATGTTAATCTTTTCGTTTAAATTAGCCTTAATGTAGTTCAGCACAAAAGCCAGTGGATTATGGTTAGGGTTATGGGCATCGCTACTTAAAATATTCAGGTTCTGGGTCTGCATAATCCTCACCAACAGCTCTTTTAGGGTTAAATCGGCCAGAATATCTTTTTCCTTTGAACGTTCGGAGCAAATGCGAATCACTTTGTTAATCAGGTAAGCAATTTCCTCATTGTTGTAGAAATGATATTGATCGTAATTTAACAACCACTTTTCGTTACTCCCTTCTTTCGGAAAAAACTCGTTTAAATAAGCAATGGTTTTCTTAATCTGATCCTGATCTATAGCCAATGCAATACACTGGGTAGGGTTTACACTGGTGGCTTCAGGAAAATCGATTTTCATGGTTACTGCTGGCGGAACGATAACCGTTTGGCCCGGAAAGTAGTCAAATCCTTTTTTATCGAACAAGTGCATTACCTTTTTGCCCCTAAGCATACTGGTAATCACAAAATCGTTAAAAGTAAGGGGAACTCTGTACGATTCGGTATAGGTTTCAAAAACATTTAGCTCGCAACGCTCTAGGGTATAAGAAGTACGATTCTCCACCAACGTTTGCAAACTTTCCGTTTTACTTAAACTTACCTGATCCAATACATGTGCCATAACAATAAAGATTTGGTTAGTGAGCATTACTCTACTCAAATATAAAGGTATTTCGGCAAGCTTTGCCACACTGCAACAATAATGCTATTGGTTGAGGCAATTATACTATCATCGCCACACAATTGCCAGTAGGTTTGTATTAACCAAATCTTAAAACCGCAAAGAAAACAGAAAGGGTATTTTTTTTCAAAAACACCAAAAGTTGTTTTCGAACCACAAAAATTCAATAATAATTATGGAAAACTTAATTGAAAAACCGGTATTCAAATCCCACTACGATAATTACATCGGCGGAAAATTTGTAGCGCCGGTAAAAGGTGCATATTTCGACAATGTCTCTCCTATTGATGGAAAAGTATTTACCAAAGCCGCACATTCTACCAAAGAAGATTTAGCCCTTGCTGTTGATGCTGCACATGAAGCATTTAAAACCTGGAGCAAAACCTCTTCAACCGAAAGGAGCATTATACTCAATAAAATTGCCCAGCGGATGGAAGATAATCTTGAATACCTGGCAACAGTTGAAACGATTGATAACGGTAAAGCCGTGCGCGAAACCCTGGCTGCTGATTTACCCCTGGGTATCGATCATTTCAGGTATTTTGCCGGTGTAATCCGCGCAGAAGAAGGTTCACTTTCCGAGTTAGATCATAATACTGTATCCTTAATTGTGCACGAGCCCATTGGTGTGGTAGCACAAATTATCCCATGGAATTTCCCGCTGTTAATGGGAATCTGGAAACTCGCTCCTGCCCTTGCTGCCGGTAATTGCGTGGTTTTAAAACCTGCCGAAAGTACACCGGTATCGATTATGATATTAATGGAGCTGATAGGCGATTTACTGCCTCCAGGGGTAGTTAATGTAGTAAACGGTTTTGGTGCAGAACTTGGCCGTGCGCTGGTTACCAATCCAAAAGTATCCAAAGCTGCCTTTACAGGCTCTACCCCAACCGGACGCCTGGTAATGCAGTATGCAACTGAAAATATCATCCCGGTTACCTTAGAATTGGGTGGTAAATCGCCCAATATCTTCTTCAGTTCGGTAATGGCCGAAGATGATGCCTTTTTAGATAAAGCTATTGAAGGTGCGGTAATGTTCGCTTTAAATCAGGGCGAAATCTGTACCTGCCCTTCCCGTTTGCTGGTACAGGAAGATATTTATGAAAAATTTATCGCCAAAGTAATTGAGCGTACAAAGGCCATTAAAATTGGTAGTCCATTAGATCGTACTGTAATGATGGGCGCACAGGCTTCGAAAATACAATACGAAAAGATTGCAGCATACATTAAACTAGGTAAGGAAGAAGGTGCTGAGGTATTAACCGGAGGTGAAGTAAATGAGTTAAGCGGCGACTTAGGTGGTGGTTACTACATTAAACCCACCATTTTTAAGGGCCACAACAAAATGCGGATTTTCCAGGAAGAAATTTTTGGGCCGGTGCTGGCTGTTACAACTTTTAAAACTGTTGAGGAAGCCATTGAGCTCGCAAACGATACCTTATATGGTCTCGGCGCCGGCGTTTGGACCCGCGATGCGCACGAACTTTATCAGGTACCGAGAGCCATTCAGGCAGGCCGTGTTTGGGTAAACCAATATCATGCCTACCCTGCAGGCGCGCCTTTCGGGGCTACAAGCAATCGGGTGTAGGTCGCGAAAACCACAAAATGATGCTAGGCCATTACCGCCAGAGTAAAAACATGCTTATTTCTTACGATAAAAATAAACTAGGTTTCTTTTAGCGAAAACATTAAATCTCACCGTTGGTTAATTTGATTGCGGCAGGTTTATAACTGGATCTGCCGTAATTTTTACTCTAGAGAATTTTACCCCAAAAGCTATCATGATCAATCGGATTGAAAGTACAACAAAAGCAAAGGAACTAATTGCAATACTTAAAGAAAAATATGGTGAACTGATGTTTTACCAGGCGGGTGGTTGTTGTGAAGGTACACAGCCACAATGTTTCGAAAAAGGGGGGTATTATTTGCGGATGAATGATGTTTGTCTTGGAGAAGTAGAGGCTTGCGAATTTTGGGTAGACCGCGACCTTTTCGAATACTGGCAGTTTTCGCACTTTACACTCGATGTGCTCGACGGTTTTGGTGTGGGTGGCTTTTCATTAGAAACCCCACTTCAAAAAACATTTAAAATACATTACCGCTTATTTACCGAAGCGGAATTAAAAAATTTAGCTCCAGTAAAAACGGCAGAGTAATTTTTGGTTTATTTGGTTTAAATAGAGTCAGTTTGGAGCTTTCCGGCTGACTTTTTTGTTTTGTGTTATGTCATCCTGAATTTATTTCAGGGTCTTTTAATTCGATAAATATTGATCTCGATCTTAAATCTTGACCGCATGTGGTACACGACTCTGGAGAATTCATGCATAATTTTAAAAATAAATGCAATATTTGCATTCAAATTCAAACCATGAGGAAAGTATTTGCTGTAATCTGCACCCTTATTACACTTTTTGCCATTAAAGAAGCGGTATATGTATTTACATCTACTGAGCCAGACATGATTAAACAAAAAGCAATCATGATTGTAATTGCATTAAGCATCTGCATTCCTTTAATTATTCTCTCGTTGTGGCTTTGGTCGCCACGCAAAAAGAATAGTGGCCAGTAGCAACTACGAATAAAATTTACTTTTTAAGTCGGGCGTTGGTACCCAACAGCTTTCTTCTTTGCCCCACCACTTGTATCGGTTTTGGGCTACGATATTATAAAACCAGTCTCGTACAAACTTAGGGATGATAATAAAACCATAAAGCAATGGCCAGGCCCCATTTAATTTTTTGGCAATTCTTAATGCTGCAGAAGATTTGGTATACAATTTCCCTTCTTCTAAAAGTAACACAGTATTGAGTTGAGTTAGATCGACATTAAATTTTGGAAGTACTTCTTTGGCCAATTCGCCCTGAATAGCTGTAAAACAAAACTGATCATTTT is drawn from Pedobacter sp. HDW13 and contains these coding sequences:
- a CDS encoding beta-N-acetylhexosaminidase, which produces MHLDVSRHFFDVAFIKQYIDYLALHKMNYFHWHLTDDHGWRIEIKKYPKLTEIGAWRNGSIIGLWPGKGNENIKYQVLPNEIKITPKDAVIKTDGIRHGGFYTQEQIKEVVDYAAKRYVTIIPEIEMPAHSMALLAAYPELGTEPNKKYAVAETWGMMNKYNNVLQASDTTFKFLENVLTEVMALFPSPYIHIGGDEASKVWWKQSTASQQVMKANGLKNESELQSYFIRRMEKFVNSKGKTIIGWNEILQGGLAPNAVVMSWQGEKGGIEAAMQNHKAIMTPENKMYFNHGQFVKEDSLTASTPSLLADVYNYEPVPAELNTEQAKYIWGAQGCLWSEYITNPAKVQYQLFPRLDALSEVLWSPKEKRNYPDFQKRLKAQFRRYDLMGITYSKRYLAN
- a CDS encoding aldehyde dehydrogenase family protein, with the translated sequence MENLIEKPVFKSHYDNYIGGKFVAPVKGAYFDNVSPIDGKVFTKAAHSTKEDLALAVDAAHEAFKTWSKTSSTERSIILNKIAQRMEDNLEYLATVETIDNGKAVRETLAADLPLGIDHFRYFAGVIRAEEGSLSELDHNTVSLIVHEPIGVVAQIIPWNFPLLMGIWKLAPALAAGNCVVLKPAESTPVSIMILMELIGDLLPPGVVNVVNGFGAELGRALVTNPKVSKAAFTGSTPTGRLVMQYATENIIPVTLELGGKSPNIFFSSVMAEDDAFLDKAIEGAVMFALNQGEICTCPSRLLVQEDIYEKFIAKVIERTKAIKIGSPLDRTVMMGAQASKIQYEKIAAYIKLGKEEGAEVLTGGEVNELSGDLGGGYYIKPTIFKGHNKMRIFQEEIFGPVLAVTTFKTVEEAIELANDTLYGLGAGVWTRDAHELYQVPRAIQAGRVWVNQYHAYPAGAPFGATSNRV
- a CDS encoding RNA polymerase sigma factor: MIAKSYLDKLEAHKGIIYKMVNLYADDEEDRKDLYQEIVFQSWQAYSRFKGNAQFSTWLYKLSLNVSLSFLSKQQKQTQLKSSETFNHYFEPPELSERADWLYRCIKQLTEIDRSIVMLHLDGFDNTEISEMMGISRNHTNVKLHRIKQQLTTLLAGK
- a CDS encoding thiol-disulfide oxidoreductase DCC family protein gives rise to the protein MFNKPIIFFDGVCNLCNASVQFVIAHDKNDQFCFTAIQGELAKEVLPKFNVDLTQLNTVLLLEEGKLYTKSSAALRIAKKLNGAWPLLYGFIIIPKFVRDWFYNIVAQNRYKWWGKEESCWVPTPDLKSKFYS
- a CDS encoding AraC family transcriptional regulator — protein: MAHVLDQVSLSKTESLQTLVENRTSYTLERCELNVFETYTESYRVPLTFNDFVITSMLRGKKVMHLFDKKGFDYFPGQTVIVPPAVTMKIDFPEATSVNPTQCIALAIDQDQIKKTIAYLNEFFPKEGSNEKWLLNYDQYHFYNNEEIAYLINKVIRICSERSKEKDILADLTLKELLVRIMQTQNLNILSSDAHNPNHNPLAFVLNYIKANLNEKININSLSDKACMSKATFYRLFKRELGISPNDFILTEKINKAKILLSQPGGKVASISYELGFSDANYFIRTFKKIVGITPGAYQLQVANQLIH
- a CDS encoding DUF779 domain-containing protein; protein product: MINRIESTTKAKELIAILKEKYGELMFYQAGGCCEGTQPQCFEKGGYYLRMNDVCLGEVEACEFWVDRDLFEYWQFSHFTLDVLDGFGVGGFSLETPLQKTFKIHYRLFTEAELKNLAPVKTAE